One region of Oncorhynchus keta strain PuntledgeMale-10-30-2019 chromosome 24, Oket_V2, whole genome shotgun sequence genomic DNA includes:
- the tmem87b gene encoding transmembrane protein 87A isoform X2: MAASVRVRTWNTSSSVKTWLLYLAGIILLGDVNSGVMAAPEPGQWRITVVNTSRPLLLRKSMYKDTDIKLKVVSFGCPEEMTFTIQWYLKYYPCHNEFNNIEEMYERTPLSRGQSMDPNPLGQGECIEHKHKPLTCNNDLRYFPMLNKAKVEPRTVVPPMEGAAPGSDENYTKWTMEEYDKVSGVKNSSVSLKDDVIATTWKDGPYLFVVVIKSNKQEANWNLTVNVVMKGTHGYISITEWPLMIFYMVMCIVYILYSLLWFMWAACYWKDLLRIQFWIAGVIFLGMVEKAVFCAEYENTNGVGAAYPGLLIFAELISALKRTLARLLVIIVSLGYGIVKPRLGTVMHRVVGLGVLYFAFAAIEGVLRITGGRDNGLSLITIVVLVVMDSCIIWFIFVSLAQTIKTLKLRRNPVKLSLYRHFTNTLIFAIIASIIFMVWTTKKFRLADCQSDWMELWVDDAFWRFLFSIILLVIMFLWRPSANNQRYAFTPLMDDSDDEEIEDFLVSANLADGIKLRATNSRIETNGSAMPSGPNPDEDMKWVEENIPTSLSDVALPILLDSDEEIMTTKYEMSKIE; the protein is encoded by the exons ATGGCTGCTTCTGTACGGGTGAGGACGTGGAACACATCTAGCTCAGTGAAAACCTGGCTCCTTTATTTGGCAGGGATTATTTTACTAGGAGATGTAAATAGCGGGGTGATGGCAGCTCCAGAACCAGGACAGTGGAGAATTACAGTTGTCAAT ACCTCAAGACCATTGCTTTTGAGGAAATCTATGTATAAAGACACTGATATCAAATTGAAAG ttGTGTCCTTTGGATGTCCAGAGGAGATGACTTTTACCATTCAATGGTACTTGAAATACTACCCCTGTCACAATGAGTTCAATAATATTGAG GAAATGTATGAGAGGACGCCACTGAGTCGAGGACAGAGTATGGATCCTAACCCTCTAGGACAAGGGGAATGCATTGAGCACAAGCACAAGCCCTTGACCTGCAACAATGACCTGCGATACTTCCCAATGCTAAAT AAAGCCAAGGTGGAACCACGGACAGTTGTCCCGCCCATGGAAGGGGCAGCACCG GGTTCGGATGAGAACTACACCAAATGGACAATGGAGGAGTACGACAAAGTCAGCGGTGTGAAGAATTCCAGTGTGTCACTTAAAGATGATGTCATTGCCACCACGTGGAAGGATGGCCCCTATCTGTTTGTGGTGGTGATTAAATCTAACAAACAGGAAGCCAACTGGAATTTAACTG TAAACGTTGTAATGAAAGGAACTCACGGCTACATCTCCATCACTGAATGGCCTCTCATGATT ttctacatggtgatgtgtatagtgtacatcCTGTACTCGTTACTCTGGTTCATGTGGGCTGCCTGTTACTGGAAGGACTTACTGCGGATCCAGTTCTGGATAGCTGGAGTCATCTTTCTGGGCATGGTGGAGAAGGCTGTGTTCTGTGCTGAGTACGAGAACACCAACGGTGTCGGGGCAGCTT ATCCAGGCCTGTTGATCTTTGCTGAGCTCATCTCTGCCCTGAAGAGAACCCTGGCACGGCTGCTGGTCATTATTGTTAGTCTGGGATATGGTATAGTCAA GCCTCGACTGGGTACTGTGATGCACAGAGTGGTGGGACTAGGCGTCCTGTATTTTGCCTTTGCTGCTATCGAAGGTGTGCTTAGGATCACTGGG GGTCGTGACAATGGCCTTTCCCTCATCACAATCGTTGTTCTAGTTGTGATGGACTCCTGTATCATCTGGTTCATAT TTGTGAGCCTGGCTCAAACTATAAAGACACTGAAGCTGAGGAGAAACCCAGTCAAACTGTCTCTCTACAGACACTTCACGAACACACTCATCTTTGCCATCATAG CTTCAATCATTTTCATGGTGTGGACGACAAAAAAATTCCGTCTAGCAGATTGTCAGTCG GACTGGATGGAGCTGTGGGTAGATGATGCCTTCTGGAGGTTCCTCTTCTCCATCATACTGCTGGTTATCATGTTCTTATGGAGACCATCTGCTAACAACCAGAG GTATGCATTCACTCCTCTGATGGACGACTCTGATGATGAGGAGATCGAGGACTTCCTGGTGTCAGCTAATttgg CTGACGGCATAAAGTTGAGAGCAACCAACTCCAGGATTGAGACAAACGGTTCTGCCATGCCTTCAGGACCCAACCCG GATGAAGACATGAAATGGGTGGAAGAGAACATTCCTACCTCTTTATCAGACGT AGCGTTGCCTATCCTTCTCGACTCGGATGAG GAAATAATGACCACAAAATATGAAATGTCCAAGATTGAGTAA
- the tmem87b gene encoding transmembrane protein 87A isoform X1 produces the protein MAASVRVRTWNTSSSVKTWLLYLAGIILLGDVNSGVMAAPEPGQWRITVVNTSRPLLLRKSMYKDTDIKLKVVSFGCPEEMTFTIQWYLKYYPCHNEFNNIEEMYERTPLSRGQSMDPNPLGQGECIEHKHKPLTCNNDLRYFPMLNKAKVEPRTVVPPMEGAAPGSDENYTKWTMEEYDKVSGVKNSSVSLKDDVIATTWKDGPYLFVVVIKSNKQEANWNLTVNVVMKGTHGYISITEWPLMIFYMVMCIVYILYSLLWFMWAACYWKDLLRIQFWIAGVIFLGMVEKAVFCAEYENTNGVGAAYPGLLIFAELISALKRTLARLLVIIVSLGYGIVKPRLGTVMHRVVGLGVLYFAFAAIEGVLRITGAKDSDLALLANIPLALLDSSLCWWIFVSLAQTIKTLKLRRNPVKLSLYRHFTNTLIFAIIASIIFMVWTTKKFRLADCQSDWMELWVDDAFWRFLFSIILLVIMFLWRPSANNQRYAFTPLMDDSDDEEIEDFLVSANLADGIKLRATNSRIETNGSAMPSGPNPDEDMKWVEENIPTSLSDVALPILLDSDEEIMTTKYEMSKIE, from the exons ATGGCTGCTTCTGTACGGGTGAGGACGTGGAACACATCTAGCTCAGTGAAAACCTGGCTCCTTTATTTGGCAGGGATTATTTTACTAGGAGATGTAAATAGCGGGGTGATGGCAGCTCCAGAACCAGGACAGTGGAGAATTACAGTTGTCAAT ACCTCAAGACCATTGCTTTTGAGGAAATCTATGTATAAAGACACTGATATCAAATTGAAAG ttGTGTCCTTTGGATGTCCAGAGGAGATGACTTTTACCATTCAATGGTACTTGAAATACTACCCCTGTCACAATGAGTTCAATAATATTGAG GAAATGTATGAGAGGACGCCACTGAGTCGAGGACAGAGTATGGATCCTAACCCTCTAGGACAAGGGGAATGCATTGAGCACAAGCACAAGCCCTTGACCTGCAACAATGACCTGCGATACTTCCCAATGCTAAAT AAAGCCAAGGTGGAACCACGGACAGTTGTCCCGCCCATGGAAGGGGCAGCACCG GGTTCGGATGAGAACTACACCAAATGGACAATGGAGGAGTACGACAAAGTCAGCGGTGTGAAGAATTCCAGTGTGTCACTTAAAGATGATGTCATTGCCACCACGTGGAAGGATGGCCCCTATCTGTTTGTGGTGGTGATTAAATCTAACAAACAGGAAGCCAACTGGAATTTAACTG TAAACGTTGTAATGAAAGGAACTCACGGCTACATCTCCATCACTGAATGGCCTCTCATGATT ttctacatggtgatgtgtatagtgtacatcCTGTACTCGTTACTCTGGTTCATGTGGGCTGCCTGTTACTGGAAGGACTTACTGCGGATCCAGTTCTGGATAGCTGGAGTCATCTTTCTGGGCATGGTGGAGAAGGCTGTGTTCTGTGCTGAGTACGAGAACACCAACGGTGTCGGGGCAGCTT ATCCAGGCCTGTTGATCTTTGCTGAGCTCATCTCTGCCCTGAAGAGAACCCTGGCACGGCTGCTGGTCATTATTGTTAGTCTGGGATATGGTATAGTCAA GCCTCGACTGGGTACTGTGATGCACAGAGTGGTGGGACTAGGCGTCCTGTATTTTGCCTTTGCTGCTATCGAAGGTGTGCTTAGGATCACTGGG gCAAAAGACTCTGACCTGGCTCTGTTGGCCAACATTCCTCTGGCTCTGCttgactcctctctctgctgGTGGATAT TTGTGAGCCTGGCTCAAACTATAAAGACACTGAAGCTGAGGAGAAACCCAGTCAAACTGTCTCTCTACAGACACTTCACGAACACACTCATCTTTGCCATCATAG CTTCAATCATTTTCATGGTGTGGACGACAAAAAAATTCCGTCTAGCAGATTGTCAGTCG GACTGGATGGAGCTGTGGGTAGATGATGCCTTCTGGAGGTTCCTCTTCTCCATCATACTGCTGGTTATCATGTTCTTATGGAGACCATCTGCTAACAACCAGAG GTATGCATTCACTCCTCTGATGGACGACTCTGATGATGAGGAGATCGAGGACTTCCTGGTGTCAGCTAATttgg CTGACGGCATAAAGTTGAGAGCAACCAACTCCAGGATTGAGACAAACGGTTCTGCCATGCCTTCAGGACCCAACCCG GATGAAGACATGAAATGGGTGGAAGAGAACATTCCTACCTCTTTATCAGACGT AGCGTTGCCTATCCTTCTCGACTCGGATGAG GAAATAATGACCACAAAATATGAAATGTCCAAGATTGAGTAA